A region from the Pseudonocardia petroleophila genome encodes:
- a CDS encoding Hsp70 family protein: MGYQLGIDLGTTYTSAAVCRSDDRRWVEPEVVTLGTRGATVPSVLFLAPDGSVVVGDAAERRALTDPDRVVREFKRRIGDPTPIVVAGRAWAPEELSARLVRWVVDRVAEREGGPATRIAVTHPASWGPHKRDLLAGALAAQGVSVTYLAEPQAAALHYSSAERVEPGSTIAVYDLGGGTFDAAVVRKADPSRAGSGTAGFGLLGRPEGLERLGGIDFDEAVFDHVRDGLPEVFAGLDATDPATLSAVARVRRDCTEAKEALSSDTEVSIPVLLPGSRGSVRLHRSEFESMIRPQVEETVAALRGAVRSAGLTPDQLTAVLLVGGSSRIPLVAQLVSEQLGRPVAVDTDPKNAIAKGAALAVSPKPTASWPGVSIPVVAGAGAAAVAGVGGAEMVTSRVATPTGPPPRPARGTGTPPQGMAQSGMAPPAPPRSPAYAQQSYPPQQSYPQQPATPSRGGPTHEPATALLSGQGGPPAPPRPRALPPTDHDDYDRYDDWSDDEPRSRPIGLLIGIGGLVAVAVLIIAVVLWPRAEGGVTGTPSIGNAGDTSVPTSEAPAPTEAPAAPGAGGDSGSSGGSGSGGGSGSGGSTGSGGGSGSGGGSGGNTGGGTGGGSTSAPPVVVDPPAVEPPPTVPDTGTAPAPGGGTTTIPEGQGPTPPTGGTDPVVDPVASPSPPSSAAPAATTGQAV, from the coding sequence ATGGGATACCAGCTCGGGATCGATCTGGGGACGACGTACACCTCCGCGGCGGTGTGCCGGTCCGACGACCGTCGCTGGGTGGAGCCCGAGGTCGTCACGCTCGGGACCCGCGGCGCGACCGTCCCCTCCGTGCTGTTCCTGGCCCCCGACGGCTCCGTGGTCGTCGGGGACGCCGCCGAGCGCAGGGCGCTCACCGACCCCGACCGCGTCGTCCGCGAGTTCAAGCGCCGCATCGGCGACCCCACCCCGATCGTCGTCGCCGGGCGCGCCTGGGCGCCCGAGGAGCTCTCCGCCCGGCTGGTCCGCTGGGTCGTCGACCGCGTCGCCGAGCGCGAGGGCGGGCCCGCCACCCGGATCGCCGTCACCCACCCCGCGTCGTGGGGCCCGCACAAGCGCGACCTGCTCGCCGGGGCCCTCGCCGCACAGGGCGTCTCGGTCACCTACCTCGCCGAGCCCCAGGCCGCCGCCCTGCACTACTCCTCGGCCGAGCGCGTCGAGCCGGGCTCCACGATCGCCGTCTACGACCTCGGCGGCGGCACGTTCGACGCGGCCGTCGTCCGCAAGGCCGACCCGTCGCGGGCCGGTTCCGGGACCGCCGGGTTCGGCCTGCTCGGGCGGCCCGAGGGCCTGGAGCGCCTGGGCGGCATCGACTTCGACGAGGCCGTCTTCGACCACGTCCGCGACGGCCTGCCCGAGGTGTTCGCCGGCCTCGACGCCACCGACCCCGCCACGCTGTCGGCCGTCGCCCGCGTGCGCCGCGACTGCACCGAGGCCAAGGAGGCGCTGAGCAGCGACACCGAGGTCTCCATCCCGGTGCTGCTGCCGGGGTCGCGCGGCTCGGTCCGCCTGCACCGCAGCGAGTTCGAGTCGATGATCCGCCCGCAGGTGGAGGAGACCGTGGCCGCGCTGCGCGGCGCCGTCCGTTCCGCGGGGCTGACGCCCGACCAGCTCACCGCGGTCCTGCTCGTCGGAGGGTCCTCCCGGATCCCGCTGGTCGCGCAGCTGGTGTCCGAGCAGCTCGGGCGCCCCGTCGCCGTCGACACCGACCCCAAGAACGCCATCGCCAAGGGCGCCGCGCTCGCGGTCTCCCCGAAGCCCACCGCGTCGTGGCCCGGGGTGTCGATCCCCGTCGTCGCGGGTGCGGGGGCCGCTGCCGTGGCCGGCGTCGGCGGGGCCGAGATGGTCACCTCCCGCGTCGCCACCCCCACCGGGCCGCCGCCGCGCCCGGCCCGCGGCACGGGCACCCCGCCGCAGGGGATGGCCCAGTCCGGGATGGCGCCGCCGGCGCCGCCGCGCTCCCCGGCGTACGCGCAGCAGTCCTACCCGCCCCAGCAGTCGTACCCGCAGCAGCCCGCCACCCCGTCCCGCGGCGGGCCGACGCACGAGCCCGCCACCGCCCTGCTGTCCGGCCAGGGCGGGCCGCCCGCACCGCCGCGGCCCCGCGCGCTGCCCCCCACCGACCACGACGACTACGACCGCTACGACGACTGGTCCGACGACGAGCCGCGGAGCCGCCCGATCGGGCTGCTCATCGGCATCGGCGGGCTGGTCGCCGTGGCCGTGCTGATCATCGCGGTGGTGCTGTGGCCGCGCGCCGAGGGCGGGGTCACCGGGACCCCGTCGATCGGCAACGCCGGCGACACCTCCGTGCCCACCAGCGAGGCCCCGGCCCCCACCGAGGCGCCCGCCGCCCCCGGGGCCGGTGGCGACTCCGGGTCGTCGGGCGGGAGCGGCTCGGGCGGCGGGTCCGGCTCGGGCGGGTCGACCGGATCGGGCGGCGGCTCCGGGTCGGGCGGCGGGTCCGGTGGGAACACCGGCGGTGGCACGGGCGGCGGCAGCACGTCCGCGCCTCCGGTGGTCGTCGACCCGCCGGCCGTCGAGCCGCCGCCGACCGTTCCGGACACGGGGACCGCACCCGCTCCGGGCGGCGGCACCACGACCATCCCCGAGGGACAGGGGCCGACGCCTCCCACGGGTGGAACCGACCCGGTCGTCGATCCCGTCGCCAGCCCGTCGCCGCCCTCCTCGGCC
- a CDS encoding dynamin family protein: MAVPAAMELVDLALRATTAYERPDLTARLEHTRRRLEDPDVRVLIVGEFKQGKSQLVNALINAPVCPVDDDLATAVPTAVLYAEKPAVTLVWDGEQRRRTDVPVAKLADYVSEAGNPGNRQGLSRAEVGLPRNLLKDGLVLVDTPGVGGLGSAHGAATMATLPTADAVLLVSDASQEYTAPELEFLSTAMRLCPNVAGVITKTDLYPQWRRITDLDRGHLATAGITAELFPVSSVLRLEAVRSEDAELNKESGFAELVTFLRTEVLARADELDRRSTSQDVLAVADQLGASMRAELSAQRDPQLAGALVSELEIARGRAAALKDRSARWQHTLNDGVQDLTADIEYDMRDRLRAIGREGEQLLDAADPADIWDQFAEWLEGQVAGAMSANFVWAGQRAEWLAAQVAEHFAAEGDAVLPALRTGRSSDAHGQVSRVERPDQERIGFGQKLYIGARGGYGGMLMIGLATTLAGFAMLNPLSIGAGLLFGAKTVREEQARQLARRKAESKAAMRKHLDEVTFQVGKDSRDMLRQVQRQLRDHFTSLAEELQTSVDTSVKAAQKAVSGDENVRRARIRDLEAELDRIGKLEDKARALVPGARKVLA, encoded by the coding sequence GTGGCGGTACCTGCTGCGATGGAGCTGGTCGATCTCGCACTGCGGGCGACCACCGCCTACGAGCGTCCGGACCTGACGGCCCGGCTGGAGCACACCCGCCGCCGCCTCGAGGACCCCGACGTCCGGGTCCTGATCGTCGGGGAGTTCAAGCAGGGCAAGAGCCAGCTGGTGAACGCGCTGATCAACGCACCCGTCTGTCCCGTCGACGACGACCTCGCCACCGCCGTGCCCACCGCCGTCCTCTACGCGGAGAAGCCGGCCGTCACCCTGGTCTGGGACGGCGAGCAGCGCCGGCGCACCGACGTTCCGGTGGCCAAGCTCGCCGACTACGTCTCCGAGGCCGGCAACCCCGGCAACCGGCAGGGCCTCTCGCGCGCCGAGGTCGGGCTGCCGCGCAACCTGCTCAAGGACGGGCTGGTCCTCGTCGACACCCCCGGCGTCGGCGGGCTCGGCTCGGCCCACGGCGCGGCCACGATGGCGACCCTGCCCACCGCCGACGCCGTGCTGCTCGTCTCCGACGCCTCGCAGGAGTACACCGCGCCGGAGCTGGAGTTCCTCTCCACGGCGATGCGGCTGTGCCCCAACGTCGCGGGCGTGATCACCAAGACCGACCTCTACCCGCAGTGGCGCCGCATCACCGACCTCGACCGCGGGCACCTCGCGACGGCCGGGATCACCGCGGAGCTGTTCCCCGTGTCGTCGGTGCTGCGGCTGGAGGCGGTGCGCAGCGAGGACGCGGAGCTGAACAAGGAGTCCGGGTTCGCCGAGCTCGTCACGTTCCTGCGCACCGAGGTGCTGGCCCGCGCCGACGAGCTGGACCGCCGCTCCACCAGCCAGGACGTGCTCGCCGTCGCCGACCAGCTGGGCGCGAGCATGCGCGCCGAGCTCTCCGCGCAGCGCGACCCGCAGCTGGCGGGGGCGCTGGTGTCGGAGCTGGAGATCGCGCGCGGCCGCGCCGCCGCGCTCAAGGACCGCTCCGCGCGCTGGCAGCACACCCTCAACGACGGCGTGCAGGACCTCACCGCCGACATCGAGTACGACATGCGCGACCGGCTGCGCGCGATCGGCCGCGAGGGCGAGCAGCTCCTCGACGCCGCCGACCCCGCCGACATCTGGGACCAGTTCGCCGAGTGGCTCGAGGGCCAGGTGGCCGGGGCGATGTCGGCGAACTTCGTGTGGGCCGGGCAGCGCGCGGAGTGGCTGGCCGCGCAGGTCGCCGAGCACTTCGCCGCCGAGGGCGACGCCGTGCTGCCCGCGCTGCGCACCGGCCGCTCCTCCGACGCGCACGGGCAGGTCAGCCGCGTCGAGCGGCCGGACCAGGAGCGGATCGGCTTCGGGCAGAAGCTCTACATCGGCGCCCGCGGCGGGTACGGCGGCATGCTGATGATCGGGCTCGCGACGACGCTCGCGGGGTTCGCGATGCTCAACCCCCTCTCGATCGGCGCGGGCCTGCTGTTCGGCGCGAAGACGGTGCGCGAGGAGCAGGCGCGCCAGCTCGCCCGCCGCAAGGCCGAGTCGAAGGCGGCGATGCGCAAGCACCTCGACGAGGTGACGTTCCAGGTCGGCAAGGACTCCCGCGACATGCTCCGCCAGGTGCAGCGCCAGCTGCGCGACCACTTCACCTCCCTCGCCGAGGAGCTGCAGACCTCCGTCGACACGTCGGTGAAGGCGGCGCAGAAGGCCGTCAGCGGAGACGAGAACGTGCGCAGGGCCCGGATCCGCGACCTGGAGGCCGAGCTCGACCGCATCGGCAAGCTGGAGGACAAGGCGCGCGCGCTCGTCCCTGGGGCGCGGAAGGTGCTCGCGTGA
- a CDS encoding dynamin family protein, whose amino-acid sequence MTALGVAVRGVLRDGVEAYRDSPQATAWLRQHLARFEEPLRVAIAGKVKAGKSTLLNALVGEEIAPTDAGECTRVVTWYQDGPSPRVIMVPREGPSRPLTVVRRDGALTIDLGGTPAERVDRLVVDWPSQSLRTTSLIDTPGIASMSADTSARAGAFLVPEDAPAPADAVLYLMRHLHQSDVRFLESFHDQGVAKAAPVNTVAILSRADEIGVGRLDAMASARQIAGRYRRDDKLRSLCQTVVAVAGLLAQSGRTMRQAEFTALATLARAEASDTEPLLLSADRFVRASETAPLDPETRAALLDRFGLFGVRLGITLIRRGTDDPSRLSAELVKRSGLDELRTVLTTQFTERRDLLKSRSALLALELVLAREPIPASLPLAREVERITAGAHEFTELRLLTALRTRVVTLPKDVRVEAERLLGGDGGTPAARLGLDPSADPAQLREAVLDALGGWQRRAESPLSDRSQVSTARTLVRTCEGLLASLPR is encoded by the coding sequence GTGACGGCGCTGGGCGTCGCGGTGCGGGGGGTGCTGCGCGACGGCGTCGAGGCCTACCGCGACAGCCCGCAGGCCACCGCCTGGCTGCGCCAGCACCTCGCGCGGTTCGAGGAGCCGCTGCGGGTGGCGATCGCCGGGAAGGTGAAGGCGGGCAAGTCCACCCTGCTCAACGCGCTGGTCGGCGAGGAGATCGCGCCCACCGACGCGGGCGAGTGCACGCGGGTCGTCACCTGGTACCAGGACGGGCCCAGCCCCCGGGTGATCATGGTCCCGCGCGAGGGCCCCTCCCGGCCGCTGACGGTGGTCCGTCGCGACGGCGCGCTGACGATCGACCTCGGCGGCACACCCGCGGAGCGCGTCGACCGGCTCGTCGTCGACTGGCCCTCGCAGAGCCTGCGCACCACGTCGCTGATCGACACCCCGGGCATCGCGTCGATGTCGGCCGACACCTCCGCGCGCGCGGGCGCGTTCCTCGTCCCCGAGGACGCCCCCGCCCCCGCCGACGCGGTGCTCTACCTCATGCGCCACCTGCACCAGTCCGACGTGCGGTTCCTCGAGTCCTTCCACGACCAGGGCGTCGCGAAGGCCGCGCCCGTCAACACCGTCGCGATCCTCTCGCGCGCCGACGAGATCGGCGTCGGACGGCTCGACGCGATGGCCTCGGCCCGCCAGATCGCCGGCCGCTACCGCCGCGACGACAAGCTCCGCTCGCTGTGCCAGACCGTCGTCGCCGTCGCCGGGCTGCTCGCGCAGAGCGGGCGCACGATGCGCCAGGCCGAGTTCACCGCGCTCGCGACCCTGGCCAGGGCCGAGGCGTCCGACACCGAGCCGCTGCTGCTCTCGGCCGACCGGTTCGTCCGCGCGTCGGAGACGGCCCCGCTCGACCCGGAGACCCGCGCCGCGCTGCTCGACCGCTTCGGCCTGTTCGGCGTCCGCCTGGGGATCACGCTGATCCGCCGCGGCACCGACGACCCGAGCCGGCTGTCGGCCGAGCTGGTCAAGCGCAGCGGGCTCGACGAGCTGCGCACCGTCCTGACGACCCAGTTCACCGAGCGCCGCGACCTGCTGAAGTCCCGCTCCGCGCTGCTCGCGCTCGAGCTGGTGCTGGCGCGCGAGCCGATCCCGGCGTCCCTGCCGCTGGCGCGCGAGGTCGAGCGGATCACCGCGGGCGCGCACGAGTTCACCGAGCTGCGCCTGCTCACCGCGCTGCGGACGCGGGTCGTGACGCTGCCGAAGGACGTCCGGGTCGAGGCGGAGCGCCTGCTCGGCGGCGACGGCGGCACCCCGGCGGCCCGACTGGGGCTCGACCCGTCCGCCGATCCCGCGCAGCTGCGCGAGGCCGTCCTCGACGCCCTCGGCGGGTGGCAGCGGCGGGCGGAGAGCCCGCTGTCGGACCGGTCGCAGGTCAGCACGGCCCGCACCCTGGTCCGCACCTGCGAGGGACTGCTCGCGAGCCTGCCCCGCTAG
- a CDS encoding helix-turn-helix transcriptional regulator, whose product MNASTLADGARSVLRDIAADPVTARRIDVVGPGGYGKTTLLAALAAAWADAGVPVRRDAPAPGETLAPDVALVVDDAHLLPDDRLRHLTALAAGDAGRIVVAHRPYPESRAMAALGAELAHRGRPVVLGVLDRPGVAARAELLLGGRPDPDVVDSVLRRTAGIPALVDTLLGAHSAAEASVLAQLGYALEELPPGVRDLLLARAVGAPVDAELLVPLLGLPGADAVDGLVVAAWAEGRLLAGGGAVPLVSSAVLARTPPAAAVEMRRALAEIELDRGGDVLGAARGLLRAGATGKRVAAVFAAAGDQAVRTAAAEADEFYEAAIRAGAAPLLLAPRRAEAAVIAGDLDVALDHADLVLDNVDGVEDSGARRAGAVAAAVLARRGNLARSADLYRWMSSLGGSAALAVPALVGTGALDEARAALTGPAPTDRRPPTLRSGAEELTAQGVLESVVGAPTGAMSKLVRAAGLLEPPNRAALLTDTPAALAALVAVQCGELAVAQSVLERAERAGLGGCGAAVRHRLLLGWIAMYRGAHATARAALDVGRPLEPRDELLAAALEVALARRASDPAALMVGWARAREAIVQHPVDLFVLQPLSELRVAAARLREQSWVAPHLDEAAALLARLGNPLLWAAPLHWAGVHAAMFAQNPDAAAPDVAALEAGSSTSRYAAAMAVGARQWLLVLRGEVDPAAVEAAARGLHAVGLTWDGGRLAGQAAIRTRDKKGMASLLGTARALHVVEQVTAVELTPTAPAPAPGSTPEDVLSDREREVAALVLEGLTYKQIGEQLFISAKTVEHHVARMRQRLGSGSRGELFAHLRSIVRT is encoded by the coding sequence GTGAACGCGTCGACACTCGCCGACGGAGCCCGGTCCGTCCTGCGCGACATCGCGGCGGACCCGGTCACCGCGCGCCGGATCGACGTCGTCGGCCCCGGCGGGTACGGCAAGACCACCCTGCTCGCGGCACTCGCCGCCGCCTGGGCCGACGCGGGCGTCCCGGTGCGCCGTGACGCCCCCGCCCCCGGCGAGACCCTCGCGCCCGACGTCGCGCTCGTCGTCGACGACGCCCACCTGCTCCCCGACGACCGGCTGCGGCACCTCACGGCACTGGCCGCCGGCGACGCGGGCCGGATCGTGGTCGCGCACCGGCCGTACCCGGAGTCGCGGGCGATGGCCGCGCTCGGCGCCGAGCTCGCGCACCGCGGACGGCCCGTGGTGCTGGGCGTGCTCGACCGCCCCGGGGTCGCGGCCCGCGCGGAGCTCCTGCTCGGCGGGCGGCCGGACCCCGACGTCGTCGACTCCGTGCTACGCCGCACCGCGGGGATCCCGGCGCTGGTCGACACCCTGCTCGGCGCGCACTCCGCCGCCGAGGCCAGCGTCCTCGCGCAGCTCGGCTACGCGCTGGAGGAGCTGCCGCCCGGGGTCCGCGACCTGCTGCTGGCCCGGGCCGTCGGCGCGCCCGTCGACGCCGAGTTGCTGGTCCCGCTGCTCGGGCTGCCCGGCGCCGACGCCGTCGACGGGCTGGTGGTCGCGGCGTGGGCGGAGGGGCGGCTGCTCGCCGGGGGCGGGGCCGTCCCGCTCGTCTCGTCGGCCGTGCTGGCCCGCACGCCCCCCGCGGCCGCCGTCGAGATGCGCCGGGCCCTGGCCGAGATCGAGCTCGACCGCGGCGGCGACGTCCTCGGCGCGGCCCGCGGGCTGCTGCGCGCGGGGGCGACGGGCAAGCGGGTGGCCGCGGTGTTCGCCGCGGCGGGCGACCAGGCCGTCCGGACCGCGGCGGCCGAGGCCGACGAGTTCTACGAGGCCGCGATCCGGGCCGGGGCCGCCCCGCTGCTGCTCGCCCCGCGCCGGGCCGAGGCCGCCGTGATCGCCGGGGACCTCGACGTGGCGCTGGACCACGCCGATCTCGTCCTGGACAACGTCGACGGCGTCGAGGACTCCGGGGCCCGGCGGGCCGGGGCGGTGGCCGCCGCGGTGCTCGCCCGGCGCGGCAACCTCGCCCGCTCCGCCGACCTCTACCGCTGGATGTCCTCCCTCGGCGGCTCCGCGGCGCTCGCGGTGCCCGCGCTCGTCGGCACCGGGGCGCTCGACGAGGCCCGCGCCGCGTTGACCGGGCCCGCCCCGACCGACCGCAGACCGCCGACGCTGCGCTCGGGCGCAGAGGAGCTGACCGCCCAGGGGGTGCTGGAGTCGGTGGTGGGCGCCCCGACCGGCGCGATGTCGAAGCTGGTGCGCGCGGCGGGGCTGCTGGAGCCGCCCAACCGGGCCGCCCTGCTCACCGACACCCCGGCCGCGCTGGCCGCGCTCGTCGCCGTGCAGTGCGGGGAGCTGGCCGTCGCGCAGTCGGTGCTCGAACGCGCGGAACGCGCCGGGCTCGGCGGCTGCGGCGCGGCCGTCCGCCACCGGCTGCTGCTGGGCTGGATCGCGATGTACCGCGGCGCGCACGCGACCGCCCGGGCCGCCCTCGACGTGGGCCGCCCCCTCGAACCCCGCGACGAGCTGCTCGCCGCGGCCCTGGAGGTGGCGCTGGCCCGGCGGGCGAGCGACCCGGCCGCGCTGATGGTCGGGTGGGCCCGGGCGCGCGAGGCGATCGTGCAGCACCCCGTCGACCTGTTCGTGCTGCAGCCGCTGTCCGAGCTGCGGGTCGCGGCGGCCCGGCTGCGCGAGCAGAGCTGGGTCGCCCCGCACCTCGACGAGGCCGCCGCCCTGCTGGCGCGGCTGGGCAACCCGCTGCTGTGGGCCGCCCCGCTGCACTGGGCCGGGGTGCACGCGGCGATGTTCGCCCAGAACCCCGACGCCGCAGCGCCCGACGTCGCCGCGCTGGAGGCCGGGTCCTCCACCAGCCGCTACGCCGCCGCGATGGCCGTCGGGGCGCGGCAGTGGCTGCTCGTGCTGCGCGGGGAGGTCGACCCGGCCGCGGTCGAGGCGGCCGCCCGCGGGCTGCACGCCGTCGGGTTGACCTGGGACGGCGGACGCCTGGCCGGCCAGGCCGCGATCCGGACGCGCGACAAGAAGGGCATGGCCTCGCTGCTGGGCACCGCCCGCGCGCTGCACGTCGTGGAGCAGGTGACGGCCGTCGAGCTCACCCCGACGGCCCCGGCCCCCGCACCCGGCTCCACCCCCGAGGACGTGCTCAGCGACCGCGAGCGCGAGGTGGCCGCGCTCGTCCTGGAGGGCCTGACCTACAAGCAGATCGGCGAGCAGCTGTTCATCTCGGCGAAGACGGTGGAGCACCACGTCGCCCGGATGCGCCAGCGCCTGGGCTCCGGCAGCCGCGGCGAGCTGTTCGCCCACCTGCGCTCGATCGTCCGGACCTAG
- a CDS encoding IspD/TarI family cytidylyltransferase — translation MTDVWALVLAGGSGQRFGGRPKQFEPVGGVRMIDRTVAAARRTCSGVTVVLPPGTAWDGDPVDALAVGGDHQSESLRAGLATVPDATAIVVVCDPAHPLAPDRLFLDVVDAVRRGADGAVPVVPILEVVQRVEAGRVVATLPKHDLVLTQSPQAFDAAVLREAHADRPRPVENSGLLVERGHRVDTVPGDPANLHVTTPDELAVLDRIASAAAPPLMEGQHC, via the coding sequence GTGACGGACGTCTGGGCGCTCGTGCTCGCCGGCGGCAGCGGGCAGCGCTTCGGTGGGCGCCCGAAGCAGTTCGAGCCGGTCGGGGGCGTCCGGATGATCGACCGCACGGTCGCGGCCGCCCGCCGCACCTGCTCCGGCGTCACCGTCGTCCTGCCGCCCGGGACGGCCTGGGACGGCGACCCGGTCGACGCGCTCGCGGTCGGCGGCGACCACCAGTCGGAGTCGCTGCGCGCCGGGCTCGCCACCGTGCCCGACGCCACCGCGATCGTCGTCGTCTGCGACCCGGCCCACCCTCTGGCCCCGGACCGGCTGTTCCTCGACGTCGTCGACGCCGTCCGCCGCGGCGCCGACGGCGCGGTGCCGGTGGTGCCGATCCTCGAGGTGGTGCAGCGCGTCGAGGCCGGGCGCGTCGTCGCCACGCTCCCCAAGCACGACCTCGTGCTGACCCAGTCCCCGCAGGCGTTCGACGCCGCGGTGCTGCGCGAGGCGCACGCCGACCGGCCCCGGCCGGTCGAGAACTCGGGGTTGCTGGTCGAACGCGGGCACCGCGTCGACACGGTGCCCGGCGACCCCGCCAACCTGCACGTCACCACGCCGGACGAGCTGGCGGTCCTGGACCGGATCGCCTCGGCCGCGGCGCCGCCCCTGATGGAAGGACAGCACTGCTGA
- a CDS encoding glucose-1-phosphate cytidylyltransferase, with translation MDPNTPVVILCGGQGTRIREVSERLPKGMVDIGGRPILWHIMKLYSHYGYRRFILCLGYKGWEIKQFFLDYRAHLADFTLSLSDGEHEPRFVDGRGDEDWEITFAETGLDAGTGARLRRIRDYIDTPHFMMTYGDGVSAVDIEQLATLHEKAGRLGTVTGVHPTSKFGEMNVDGDVVAEFNEKPTQVTGWVSGGYFVFDRSFLDDYLDDSEGLFLEAEPLQRLARDQQLTVNKHEGFWAAMDTYKDYQALNELWAAGDAPWKLWD, from the coding sequence ATGGACCCCAACACCCCCGTCGTCATCCTCTGCGGAGGTCAGGGGACCCGCATCCGCGAGGTCAGCGAACGCCTCCCCAAGGGCATGGTCGACATCGGCGGCCGCCCGATCCTGTGGCACATCATGAAGCTCTACAGCCACTACGGGTACCGGCGCTTCATCCTGTGCCTGGGCTACAAGGGCTGGGAGATCAAGCAGTTCTTCCTCGACTACCGGGCGCACCTCGCCGACTTCACGCTGTCCCTGTCCGACGGCGAGCACGAGCCGCGCTTCGTCGACGGCCGCGGCGACGAGGACTGGGAGATCACGTTCGCGGAGACCGGTCTCGACGCCGGCACGGGCGCCCGCCTGCGCCGCATCCGCGACTACATCGACACCCCGCACTTCATGATGACCTACGGCGACGGCGTCAGCGCCGTCGACATCGAGCAGCTCGCCACGCTGCACGAGAAGGCCGGGCGGCTCGGCACCGTCACCGGCGTGCACCCGACGTCCAAGTTCGGGGAGATGAACGTCGACGGCGACGTCGTCGCGGAGTTCAACGAGAAGCCGACGCAGGTCACCGGCTGGGTCAGCGGCGGGTACTTCGTGTTCGACCGCAGCTTCCTCGACGACTACCTCGACGACTCGGAGGGCCTGTTCCTGGAGGCCGAGCCGCTGCAGCGCCTGGCCCGCGACCAGCAGCTCACCGTGAACAAGCACGAGGGCTTCTGGGCCGCGATGGACACCTACAAGGACTACCAGGCGCTCAACGAGCTGTGGGCGGCCGGCGACGCCCCCTGGAAGCTCTGGGACTGA
- a CDS encoding peptidoglycan recognition protein family protein: MGAARVTRRGFLLGGAALLALPGTALASTAPEIADCAAWGARPNSRVVNVVTQRPVKILVHHTATPNVTDLSRGAADALARGIQNFHMDRRGWLDSGQHFTISRGGFVLEGRHRSLEALRSGHKQVEGAHCTGQNLVSVGIENEGTYTDTEPTGVLWDRLREMCAYICAQYGIAPTEIYGHRDFKDTLCPGDVLYGMLPRLRGEVGGMLGRRLEGSSVRAASWPVLREADRGPVVRAAQHLLRGAGRTEVAVDGDFSAAMAESVRVFQAEHATEEVNGIIGGETWPLLAAPVRAGDGGEAAEAVETLVATSSTRPPSQVGPVQWQQLLTAAR, encoded by the coding sequence GTGGGTGCAGCACGTGTCACGCGGCGTGGTTTCCTTCTCGGCGGAGCCGCCCTGCTGGCCCTTCCCGGGACGGCGCTCGCCTCGACCGCCCCGGAGATCGCCGACTGCGCCGCCTGGGGGGCGCGACCCAACAGCCGGGTCGTCAACGTCGTGACGCAGCGGCCGGTGAAGATCCTGGTGCACCACACCGCCACCCCCAACGTCACCGACCTGTCGCGCGGTGCCGCCGACGCACTCGCCCGCGGCATCCAGAACTTCCACATGGACCGTCGGGGATGGCTCGACTCCGGGCAGCACTTCACGATCAGCCGCGGCGGGTTCGTGCTGGAGGGCCGCCACCGCAGCCTCGAGGCGCTGCGCAGCGGGCACAAGCAGGTGGAGGGCGCGCACTGCACCGGGCAGAACCTGGTGTCGGTCGGCATCGAGAACGAGGGCACCTACACCGACACCGAGCCCACCGGCGTCCTGTGGGACCGGCTCCGCGAGATGTGCGCCTACATCTGCGCCCAGTACGGGATCGCCCCGACCGAGATCTACGGCCACCGCGACTTCAAGGACACGCTGTGCCCCGGCGACGTCCTCTACGGGATGCTGCCGCGGCTGCGCGGCGAGGTCGGCGGGATGCTCGGGCGGCGGCTGGAGGGGTCCTCGGTGCGCGCGGCGTCGTGGCCGGTGCTGCGGGAGGCCGACCGCGGCCCGGTGGTCCGCGCCGCGCAGCACCTGCTGCGCGGGGCCGGGCGCACCGAGGTCGCCGTCGACGGCGACTTCAGCGCCGCGATGGCCGAGTCGGTGCGCGTGTTCCAGGCCGAGCACGCCACCGAGGAGGTCAACGGGATCATCGGCGGCGAGACCTGGCCGCTGCTGGCCGCGCCCGTGCGGGCCGGGGACGGCGGGGAGGCGGCGGAGGCGGTGGAGACGCTCGTCGCCACCAGCTCCACCCGCCCGCCGTCGCAGGTCGGCCCGGTGCAGTGGCAGCAGCTGCTGACCGCGGCCCGGTGA